In Xylanibacter ruminicola 23, a single genomic region encodes these proteins:
- a CDS encoding AMP-binding protein: MEHIPSFNALIQKSIIDNWDRDALTDFKGQTLQFHDVARKIEKLHILFENSGIQKGDKIALCGRNSSQWAVAFLATLTYGAIAVPILHEFNAEQVHNIVNHSEARLLFVGDHVATIIDPQAMPTLEGIINNPDYSLMISRTDKLTYAREHLNELYGKKFPKYFRKEHVHYYMEESPEELAVINYTSGTTGFSKGVMLPYRALWSNFDFAVSVLGNTIKAGDKVISMLPMAHMYGMAFEFIFEFLYGCHVYYLNRVPSPAIIAQALAEIRPRIVIAVPLIIEKIIRKKVFPKIQNNRMRLLLQMPVISKKVREMICQEVLKAFGGNMYEVIIGGAALNQEVERFLKRIDFPYTVGYGATECAPIICYRDWHTFATGSCGRAALHQEVKIVSPDPQRIPGEILTKGPNVMLGYYKNPEATAETIDRDGWYHTGDLGTMDADGNVFINGRSKNMLLGPNGQNIYPEEIEDKLNSMTMVLESVVVQRDNKLVALVHPDMDEAKNMGFSEEDLKNIMEQNRNGLNEMIPAYEKISEIEIHEEEFEKTPKRSIKRYLYK; this comes from the coding sequence ATGGAACATATACCTAGTTTTAACGCTCTGATTCAAAAGAGCATCATTGATAATTGGGATCGCGACGCGCTGACCGATTTTAAGGGTCAGACGCTGCAGTTTCATGACGTAGCCAGAAAAATCGAAAAGTTGCATATCCTTTTCGAAAACAGCGGCATTCAGAAGGGCGATAAGATTGCCCTCTGCGGTCGCAATTCATCACAATGGGCAGTGGCTTTCTTAGCCACACTTACCTACGGTGCTATTGCTGTGCCCATTCTGCACGAGTTTAATGCCGAGCAGGTACACAACATCGTGAACCACTCTGAAGCCCGCCTGCTGTTTGTGGGCGACCATGTGGCTACCATCATCGATCCCCAAGCCATGCCAACACTCGAGGGTATCATCAACAACCCCGATTACTCACTCATGATTTCGCGTACCGATAAATTAACCTATGCACGCGAGCATCTGAACGAGCTCTATGGTAAGAAGTTCCCCAAGTACTTCCGTAAGGAGCACGTACACTATTATATGGAGGAGAGTCCTGAGGAGTTGGCCGTAATCAACTATACGAGCGGCACAACAGGTTTCTCGAAAGGTGTTATGCTACCCTATCGCGCACTCTGGTCGAACTTCGACTTTGCCGTGAGCGTATTGGGCAATACCATCAAGGCTGGCGATAAGGTTATCTCGATGTTACCAATGGCACACATGTATGGTATGGCATTCGAATTCATATTCGAGTTCCTGTACGGTTGTCATGTGTACTATCTGAACCGTGTACCTTCGCCCGCTATCATCGCACAGGCTCTGGCTGAGATTCGTCCACGTATCGTCATCGCCGTACCTCTCATCATCGAGAAGATTATCCGCAAAAAGGTATTCCCAAAGATACAGAACAACCGTATGCGACTGCTACTGCAGATGCCTGTAATCTCAAAGAAGGTTCGCGAGATGATCTGTCAGGAAGTGCTGAAGGCCTTTGGTGGCAACATGTACGAGGTAATCATTGGTGGTGCTGCCCTGAACCAGGAGGTAGAACGATTCCTGAAGCGTATCGACTTCCCCTACACCGTAGGTTATGGCGCTACCGAGTGTGCACCTATCATCTGTTATCGCGACTGGCATACCTTTGCCACAGGTTCGTGCGGACGTGCCGCTTTGCATCAGGAGGTAAAGATTGTATCACCCGACCCACAGCGTATTCCTGGTGAGATTCTTACCAAGGGTCCAAACGTGATGTTGGGATACTATAAGAACCCTGAGGCCACAGCCGAGACTATCGACCGCGATGGCTGGTACCACACTGGCGACCTTGGTACAATGGACGCCGATGGTAATGTGTTTATCAACGGACGCTCAAAGAACATGTTGTTGGGTCCTAACGGACAGAACATCTATCCAGAGGAAATCGAGGACAAGCTGAACTCGATGACCATGGTGCTTGAGAGTGTGGTAGTACAGCGTGATAACAAACTGGTAGCTTTGGTTCACCCTGATATGGACGAGGCTAAGAATATGGGCTTCTCAGAGGAGGATCTGAAGAACATCATGGAACAGAACCGCAACGGTTTGAACGAAATGATTCCTGCTTACGAGAAGATCTCTGAAATCGAAATCCACGAAGAGGAATTCGAGAAGACACCAAAGAGAAGTATCAAACGCTACCTTTATAAATAA